The following proteins come from a genomic window of Bradyrhizobium paxllaeri:
- the hrcA gene encoding heat-inducible transcriptional repressor HrcA — MAHHDPIGLIAPHAGLAQLNERSRDIFRQIVESYLATGEPVGSRNISRLIAVPLSPASVRNVMSDLEALGLIYAPHTSAGRLPTELGLRFFVDALMQVGDLTGPERESIQNQLASVGRAQSVEAALGEALTRLSGLTRAAAVVLTAKSNSRLKHIEFVRLEPERALVVLVGEDGQVENRVLALPPGVPSSALTEASNFLNARIRGRTLAEARLELENAMAQSRVELDQLTQKVIEAGIASWSGGEHEERQLIVRGHANLLEDLHALEDLERVKSLFDDLETKRGVIDLLGRAERAEGVRIFIGSENKLFSLSGSSTIIAPYGDASGRIVGVLGVIGPTRLNYARVIPTVDYAARIVSRMLGG, encoded by the coding sequence GTGGCCCACCACGATCCGATTGGACTGATCGCGCCGCATGCCGGGCTGGCTCAGCTCAACGAGCGGTCGCGCGACATTTTTCGTCAAATCGTCGAGAGTTATCTCGCCACCGGCGAGCCGGTCGGCTCGCGCAACATTTCCCGCCTGATCGCGGTACCGCTATCGCCGGCGTCCGTCCGCAACGTGATGTCGGACCTCGAAGCGCTCGGCCTGATCTACGCGCCGCATACGTCGGCGGGCCGGCTGCCGACCGAACTCGGCCTGCGCTTCTTCGTCGATGCCTTGATGCAGGTTGGCGATCTTACCGGGCCGGAGCGTGAATCGATCCAGAACCAGCTTGCTTCCGTCGGCCGCGCGCAATCGGTCGAGGCCGCGCTCGGCGAAGCGCTGACGCGGCTGTCCGGCCTGACGCGGGCGGCCGCCGTGGTGCTGACGGCGAAATCCAATTCGCGGCTGAAGCACATCGAATTCGTGCGGCTGGAGCCGGAGCGCGCGCTGGTGGTGCTGGTCGGTGAAGACGGCCAGGTCGAAAACCGCGTGCTGGCGCTGCCGCCCGGCGTGCCTTCGTCGGCGCTGACCGAAGCGAGCAACTTCCTCAATGCGCGAATTCGCGGCCGCACGCTGGCCGAAGCGCGCCTTGAGCTCGAAAACGCGATGGCGCAGAGCCGCGTCGAACTCGATCAACTGACGCAGAAGGTGATCGAGGCGGGCATTGCGAGTTGGTCCGGCGGCGAACACGAGGAGCGCCAACTCATCGTGCGCGGCCACGCCAATCTGCTGGAAGATCTGCACGCGCTGGAAGATCTCGAACGCGTCAAGTCGCTGTTCGACGATCTCGAGACCAAGCGCGGCGTGATCGACCTCCTGGGCCGCGCCGAGCGCGCCGAGGGCGTCAGAATCTTCATCGGATCGGAGAACAAGCTGTTTTCGCTGTCCGGTTCCTCCACCATCATCGCGCCCTATGGCGATGCGTCCGGCCGCATCGTCGGCGTTCTCGGCGTGATCGGGCCAACCCGGCTCAATTATGCGCGGGTGATTCCGACGGTGGATTATGCCGCCCGGATCGTCAGCCGGATGCTGGGCGGCTGA
- the grpE gene encoding nucleotide exchange factor GrpE gives MTDPKRPNDNTANPAETGEPVVSKPYIMPDDPEEGAVELLVKEATEARDKMLRTLAEMENLRKRTAKEVADARAYGITGFARDILEIADNLQRALDAIPADVKETADPGIKAFIEGVELTERSLLNTLEKNGVKKFDPSGEKFDPNFQQAMYEVPDPSVPSGTVVQVVQAGFMIGERILRPALVGVSKGGAKAAPAADVAN, from the coding sequence ATGACCGATCCCAAGCGGCCGAATGACAACACGGCAAACCCGGCAGAGACGGGCGAACCCGTGGTCTCAAAGCCCTACATCATGCCCGACGATCCCGAGGAAGGGGCGGTGGAGCTGCTGGTCAAGGAGGCGACCGAGGCGCGCGACAAGATGCTGCGCACGCTGGCGGAGATGGAAAACCTGCGCAAGCGCACCGCCAAGGAGGTTGCCGACGCGCGCGCCTATGGCATTACCGGCTTCGCCCGCGACATTCTCGAAATCGCCGACAATCTGCAGCGCGCGCTCGATGCGATTCCGGCCGATGTGAAAGAGACCGCCGATCCCGGCATCAAGGCTTTCATCGAAGGCGTCGAACTGACCGAACGCTCGCTGCTCAACACGCTGGAGAAGAACGGCGTCAAGAAGTTCGATCCGTCCGGCGAGAAGTTCGATCCGAATTTCCAGCAGGCGATGTACGAAGTGCCCGACCCGTCGGTGCCATCGGGCACGGTGGTTCAGGTCGTGCAGGCCGGCTTCATGATCGGCGAACGCATCCTGCGCCCGGCACTGGTCGGCGTCTCCAAGGGCGGTGCCAAGGCCGCGCCGGCGGCCGACGTGGCGAACTGA
- a CDS encoding VOC family protein yields MTSPGKSEAPRLYPTMRCRDAEAMIGWLKDVIGFTERVVYRNGGTIHHAELAYGPSILMLGQSRDDEYGKLVGDIGGRRTDAIYVAVDDPDSLHARVKAVSGRIEMELRDTDYGSRDFACRDPEGNLWSFGTYRPSTDEKPL; encoded by the coding sequence ATGACCAGTCCAGGCAAAAGCGAAGCGCCACGCCTCTATCCAACGATGCGCTGCCGGGATGCCGAGGCCATGATCGGCTGGCTGAAGGACGTGATTGGTTTCACCGAACGCGTTGTCTACCGCAACGGCGGCACGATCCATCATGCCGAACTTGCCTATGGGCCCTCGATCCTGATGCTCGGCCAGAGCAGGGACGATGAATATGGCAAGCTTGTCGGCGATATCGGTGGTCGCCGCACGGACGCGATTTACGTCGCCGTCGACGATCCCGACTCGCTGCACGCGAGGGTGAAGGCGGTCAGCGGTAGAATCGAAATGGAACTGCGCGACACCGACTACGGCAGCCGCGACTTCGCCTGCCGGGACCCGGAAGGCAATCTCTGGAGTTTTGGGACGTATCGTCCGAGCACAGACGAGAAGCCGCTGTAA